One Candidatus Rokuibacteriota bacterium genomic window carries:
- a CDS encoding GAF domain-containing protein, whose product MASLRRPPGRLFWKYLIRFAALVTGALAVSGGIEIYFSYQENKAALARIQREMAQAAASKIEQFIKDIELQIGWTTRPRAATLDQRRFDYIRLLQQVLAVTEVSQLDASGKEQLRVSRLAMDVVGSQADYSRDPKFLEAGAGRTYFSPVYFRKESEPYMTVSMAAPGGSLDVTVAEVNLKFIWDVISQIKVGKAGHAYVLDARGNLVAHPDISLVLKKIDVSPLPQVQAARGAAGTLPGAREEATIARDLQGRQILTAHARIAPLGWLVFVDLPLGEAFAPLYSSIFRTVLLVLLGAALSVLASVGLARKMVTPIQALQAGAARIGAGEFEHHIEVQTGDELQALADQFNSMAGQLQESYANLEQKVEVRTRELSETLEQQTATAEILRVISSSPTDLEPIFGAILSNATRLCEAQLGILYLYDGVAFKAVAFLGVTPAYADYLQRAPIRPGRSTALGRVIHEQRSAHIADITADIAYQERDPLRLATIELEGTRTLLAVPMLKENALVGAIAIYRREVRPFTDKQIGLVKIFADQAVIAIENV is encoded by the coding sequence GTGGCATCCCTGCGTAGGCCGCCGGGCCGCCTCTTCTGGAAGTACCTCATCCGCTTCGCCGCCCTGGTCACCGGAGCGCTGGCGGTCAGCGGCGGCATCGAGATCTATTTCTCCTACCAGGAAAACAAGGCGGCCCTCGCCCGGATCCAGCGGGAGATGGCGCAGGCCGCGGCCTCCAAGATCGAGCAGTTCATCAAGGACATCGAACTCCAGATCGGCTGGACGACGCGGCCCCGCGCGGCGACCCTCGACCAGCGGCGTTTCGACTACATCAGGCTGCTTCAGCAGGTGCTGGCGGTGACCGAGGTCAGCCAGCTCGACGCCTCCGGCAAGGAGCAGCTCCGCGTCTCCCGCCTGGCGATGGACGTCGTCGGGAGCCAGGCGGATTACTCGCGGGACCCGAAGTTCCTGGAAGCCGGCGCGGGGCGGACCTACTTCAGCCCCGTCTACTTCCGCAAAGAGTCCGAACCCTACATGACTGTCTCCATGGCGGCCCCCGGCGGGAGTCTCGACGTTACCGTCGCCGAGGTGAATCTCAAGTTCATCTGGGACGTGATCTCCCAGATCAAGGTCGGCAAGGCCGGGCATGCCTACGTGCTGGACGCCCGCGGCAACCTCGTCGCACACCCGGACATCAGCCTGGTGCTGAAGAAGATTGACGTTTCCCCGCTCCCCCAGGTCCAGGCTGCCCGGGGCGCTGCCGGGACGCTCCCAGGGGCGCGGGAGGAAGCGACGATCGCCCGGGACCTCCAGGGCCGGCAGATCCTGACCGCCCATGCCCGGATCGCACCCCTGGGCTGGCTGGTCTTTGTGGACCTCCCGCTCGGAGAGGCGTTCGCGCCCCTCTACTCGTCCATCTTCAGGACCGTCCTGCTCGTGCTCCTCGGCGCGGCGTTGTCCGTCCTCGCGAGCGTCGGTCTCGCCCGGAAGATGGTGACGCCCATCCAGGCGTTGCAGGCCGGCGCCGCGCGGATCGGCGCCGGGGAGTTCGAGCATCACATAGAGGTGCAGACCGGCGACGAGCTGCAAGCCCTGGCCGACCAGTTCAACAGCATGGCCGGCCAGCTCCAGGAGTCTTATGCCAACCTCGAACAGAAAGTCGAAGTGCGAACGCGAGAGCTCAGCGAGACTCTGGAGCAGCAGACCGCCACCGCCGAGATCCTCCGCGTGATCAGCAGCTCTCCGACCGACCTCGAGCCCATCTTCGGCGCGATCCTGTCAAATGCCACACGGCTATGCGAGGCTCAGCTTGGCATCCTTTATCTGTACGATGGTGTGGCGTTCAAGGCCGTCGCATTCCTTGGCGTTACGCCCGCCTACGCCGACTACCTGCAACGCGCCCCGATTCGGCCCGGGCGAAGCACTGCACTTGGTCGGGTAATCCACGAACAGCGCTCGGCCCACATCGCCGACATCACGGCAGACATCGCGTATCAGGAGCGCGATCCCCTCCGACTTGCGACCATAGAACTGGAGGGCACACGTACCCTTCTGGCGGTGCCCATGCTGAAGGAGAACGCGCTCGTGGGTGCCATCGCGATCTACCGCCGGGAGGTCCGTCCATTCACCGACAAGCAGATCGGCCTGGTCAAGATCTTCGCCGACCAGGCCGTGATCGCCATCGAGAACGT
- a CDS encoding thioredoxin domain-containing protein, translating into MLDRILKEYPTQVRLVFKDFPLDFHALARPAHEAARCAGEAGKYWEYHDRLFAAQPEFARDDLIRYAAELGIPREGFVQCLESGRFRALIEADVEEGRRIGIRGTPTFFINGRPLAGAAPYEAFQELIEEALRR; encoded by the coding sequence GTGCTGGACCGGATTCTGAAGGAGTATCCGACCCAGGTCCGCCTGGTCTTCAAGGACTTCCCGCTCGACTTTCACGCGCTGGCGCGGCCGGCCCACGAGGCGGCGCGCTGCGCCGGCGAGGCGGGCAAGTACTGGGAGTACCACGACCGGCTCTTCGCGGCCCAGCCCGAGTTCGCGCGCGACGACCTGATCCGCTACGCCGCTGAGCTGGGCATTCCCCGCGAGGGCTTCGTTCAGTGCCTGGAGAGCGGGCGCTTCCGGGCGCTCATCGAGGCGGACGTGGAGGAAGGGCGCCGGATCGGCATCCGCGGAACCCCCACGTTCTTCATCAACGGCCGCCCCCTGGCGGGCGCGGCCCCCTACGAGGCGTTCCAGGAGCTGATCGAGGAGGCGCTGCGGCGATAA
- a CDS encoding DoxX family protein, protein MDLVLGTYPSWSLLIVRLALGVIFFAHGAQKLFGWFGGHGLKGTIGYFQQALRIPPALAVLAALTECFGGLGVLVGFLARLAALGLIVDMLVAMAKVHWRNGFFLNWSLEQGKGHGIEMNLALIGMALAVLVGGAGALSIDRLLIAR, encoded by the coding sequence ATGGATCTGGTGCTCGGGACTTACCCCTCCTGGTCCCTACTGATCGTGCGGCTGGCGCTCGGCGTGATCTTCTTCGCCCACGGGGCCCAGAAGCTCTTCGGCTGGTTCGGCGGCCATGGCCTCAAGGGGACCATCGGCTACTTCCAGCAGGCCCTCCGGATCCCTCCCGCGTTGGCCGTACTGGCCGCGCTCACCGAGTGCTTCGGCGGGCTGGGGGTGCTGGTCGGCTTCCTCGCCCGCCTCGCCGCGCTGGGACTCATCGTGGACATGCTGGTGGCCATGGCCAAGGTCCACTGGCGCAATGGCTTCTTTCTGAACTGGTCGCTCGAGCAGGGGAAGGGGCACGGCATCGAGATGAACCTGGCCCTGATCGGGATGGCGCTGGCGGTGCTGGTCGGCGGGGCCGGAGCGCTGTCGATCGACAGGCTGCTGATCGCCCGGTAG
- a CDS encoding extradiol ring-cleavage dioxygenase: MAEIQGIGVTHYPGLAMPDADMSVFLRRTLTSEKVPAALKDPRNWPPPMRAEWGDDQGAQAAAKHRERLGEAFRHVRRELDAFNPDFVLIWGDDQYENFREEIVPPFCVFILDEVACTPLAHTWGAAANIWGEPPDKVFTYRGHPAGARHLTRRLIEAGFDIPYAYTVRDPRGLAHAFVNTLLFLDYDRRGFSYPVVPFHVNCYGSSLVRSRGGTIVPGGEREEPDPPAPSAKRCFEVGRATAQILRASPWRVTVIGSSSWSHAFLTEKNSWLYPDIDADRQLLEQLKAGRYAAWAGRSLAEMEAAGQHEVLNWVCLAGAMAELGRAARIVDYVETWVFNSNKCFAIFPPVGC; the protein is encoded by the coding sequence ATGGCCGAAATCCAGGGAATCGGCGTGACCCACTATCCCGGGCTCGCGATGCCCGATGCCGACATGTCGGTCTTTCTCCGCCGGACGCTGACGAGCGAGAAGGTCCCCGCGGCGCTCAAGGACCCGCGGAACTGGCCGCCGCCGATGCGTGCCGAGTGGGGCGACGACCAGGGGGCTCAAGCCGCGGCGAAGCACCGCGAGCGGCTCGGCGAGGCCTTCCGGCACGTCCGCCGGGAGCTCGACGCATTCAACCCCGACTTCGTGCTGATCTGGGGCGACGACCAGTACGAGAACTTCAGGGAGGAGATCGTACCGCCCTTCTGCGTGTTCATCCTCGACGAGGTCGCGTGCACGCCCCTGGCCCACACGTGGGGCGCCGCGGCGAACATCTGGGGGGAGCCACCCGACAAGGTCTTTACCTACAGGGGCCACCCGGCCGGTGCCCGGCATCTGACGCGGCGCTTGATCGAGGCGGGTTTCGACATCCCGTACGCGTACACGGTACGCGATCCCCGGGGGCTCGCCCATGCCTTCGTGAACACGCTCCTCTTCCTCGACTATGACCGGCGCGGGTTCTCCTACCCCGTGGTGCCGTTTCACGTGAACTGCTACGGGTCGAGCCTCGTCCGGAGCCGGGGCGGGACCATCGTCCCCGGTGGGGAGCGCGAGGAGCCCGATCCGCCGGCCCCGTCGGCCAAGCGCTGCTTCGAGGTGGGACGGGCGACGGCGCAAATTCTGCGGGCGAGCCCGTGGCGCGTAACCGTCATCGGCTCGTCGAGCTGGTCCCACGCCTTCCTGACCGAGAAGAACAGCTGGCTCTACCCCGACATCGACGCCGACCGGCAACTCCTCGAGCAGCTCAAAGCGGGTCGGTACGCGGCGTGGGCCGGGCGGAGTCTCGCCGAGATGGAAGCGGCCGGGCAGCACGAGGTCCTGAACTGGGTCTGCCTCGCGGGCGCGATGGCCGAGCTGGGCCGAGCCGCCCGCATCGTGGACTACGTGGAGACCTGGGTCTTCAACTCCAACAAGTGCTTCGCAATCTTCCCGCCCGTAGGGTGCTAG